AGGTAATTCTTAAAACActattttctctttcttttctttttcttttccattCAGTTCGGAAAGTGAGTTCTGGACGTGattctgtttttcttttttttttgctggTTTTTTAGCTTCTTTTGCTGAAATTTTTATTGGGATAACGTGTTCGGTGTGTGTTCGTGGGATGATTGTTGTTTCGGTATTAATCTGTCCTCGATGCTTGATTTTGTGCGGACACAgcgttttattgaattttgcaCCCTTGAATCTGTACTTTTGTGTACTTGTTCTTCAAGGATTcgttttttgggtttttttagTTATTCCGTGTTctctttaattgatttaatgTTCACGGAAAGCAGCTTCTTAAGCTGAAGTATAGGGAACTTGgatttaatttttagttttgCTTAGTTAAAGTGCCACGTATATTGCTATTTTTTTCCAAGATTTACTGGAGCAGGTCTAAGCTAAATCTGGCCCCTGGTGTATGTACAGAAAATCAAAATGGTCACGCTTTTCTTTGGTTAGATAGCATTAAAGGGAAAGTTTTAAGTGATTGTGGATGTTAGAATCTTGTGGAATACTGTTTTGCCTTGTGTTTTTTGCATATCTATGACATTAGGGGTAGAAACATTTAAAAGTCTTGATATAGCTCCagttttcttttgcatttgaaATCAGATGAATGTGGAGAAACTAATGAAAATGGCTGGTTCCGTTCGGACCGGTGGGAAGGGTACTGTGAGAAGGTATTGTCCTTTTgttgtttgagatatttttatgctgcAATGAGTAAATctgatatttttgttttcaGTGTAACATGAAGTTAAAAGTTGAATTTGTGTTACTTTCATATGCTTCTCTGTATAGTGTTATCAAATAGTTACCCTCAAACGCAGGAAGAAGAAGGCTATTCACAAGACAACCACAACAGATGACAAAAGGCTACAAAGCACCTTGAAAAGAATAGGGGTGAATGCCATACCTGGAATTGAAGAAGTCAATATTTTCAAGGAGGGTGTAGTTATCCAGTTCCTTAACCCAAAAGGTACTATATATGTTACTGGAATTTCCATTTTGTTCCACACACTTTTTTCACCTTTTTTATTGCCATTgattgttttgttttcttttcttttcttttcagtCCAAGCTTCTGTTGCTGCGAACACTTGGGTTGTGAGTGGAACTCCCCAGACCAAGAGTATGTTTCTTTTCTTGATTCAAATTATTCTCCACCGTTTGGTGCGAAAGATAAGACATTGATTTATTATGCAACCTTGTTTCATCCAATGTTGGGCTCAAGTTCTATAAATGATTAgagatataaaatatgtcatCCATATATATGGATGATTTATTATGCAAATATTATAAATCCTTCATCATCTCATCCTTTGAACAAAACGGTGCACAAGTAGCTGTTATatccaaaaaaatttcttcCTATGGTGTTCAATTATTCCTTTAGTTTAATTTGTTCTTACTCTAAGATACTGTCATATTTTCTTTATGTGCATGTGCGTGATCTATTATTAATTAGGATAATAGTGGTTGCCCCCTGTTAAAAAATGGCCATAGTATACTTGTCTCTTTTGTTTTTGAGCACCTAGTAGGCTAGTACTGGCCTCTTTTCCTGTACGGCTGTATCTGGTAATAGTTTTGAGGGAAGCTTTTTTACTTGATTGCTATCCCGTTGTGCTGATGTTCATCACTGAAGTTTAAAATGTTGTTTCTTGTATTTTTCCAGATTTGGAAGACATTCTTCCTCAAATCATTCACCAATTAGGTAAGTTTTGTATATCCATATTCTCGACATATTTGATTTATTCGGCCAGCTCCAAGGATTTTACTcagaaaattaattttcataccCTCAGGTCCAGATAACTTGGAGAATTTGAAGAAACTAGCAGAACAGTTTCAGAAACAAGCTCCCACTTCTGCCACTGGAGCACCAGAAGATGATGGGGATGAGGTTCCAGATCTTGTTGAAGGCGAGACATTTGAAGCTGCTGCAGAGGAAGGCCATAATCACGATTCCTAAAGATccctttttaattatttttttatatatatgttctGTTGCTTTATTCAATGTCTACGCTGACAATTGAAGATTGGTTCTTGAGCTTTTAAAATTTAGTAGCTTACTGTGTTTTCACACAGTTTTTTTATATTCGATATTCGCTTCTTAAGTGTTCTTTTCCTTGAAATGCCCTAGGATTTCAAAACATATGTAATATGGGATTCTATTTTAGATTCTGTTGCAAATGCTGATATTTGTGTCgaatgaaaatttttgaattgcAATGGACTCGATTGCAATTTCACTTGGAATGAGAGTTTGTTCTGGTGGCACTTGACATTGACCTGACCTCGTCTGGACACTTTCTCCGACTAGGTCTGCAACGAGCCAAGTTGGCTCAAGCAGAACCCTGATACTCAAGCTCAACTCGTTCAAGCTGGACTCAAACAACATCGCATGACTTGAGCTTGCCAAGTTCGATCTTGTCAAGCATTAATCTAACTTTAAATTAACCTTTAATTTGATAAAGGGAGTTGTTTCATATTTGACTTATGCTTAACGAGTTAAAAATTTGAACCACAACAAATTCTCTCCGTTAAAAATTAACGAGGTTCGAGCTCATCTCCTCTTAAATTGTCTGCTACACGAGCTTACTGTATTTCCCCCAAATTGAGGAACCTTAGTTCCCCTTTGGTGACATCAAATTTGAACCACAACAAATTCTAAGGGTCATCGTTTTCGAGGAATTGGATCATTGGTTGGTAAACAGGTTGCTTTCGTCTCAATTTTCTTCGTTtgcatgtgttttttttttttttttttgNAAATCATATCGGTTCTCTctacaataataaattatataattttcattaaatgCGTGTGCGTTTTGGGTATTCCAAATTTCTCCCCCTTCAACTCTACTCAAAATTAATTACACGAAATATTCACACACACAAATTACACCAAAAATATCAATCTGCCGGTCATCTTTGGGAATCTTGAAACCTTCTAGAGGTTTTTGGacaacatttattattattattattattattgaattacctaagtacaataaaaaaaaatattgaatgatAAAAAATGGTTGTTAAAGAATTGAAATCAACGTAATATCAGAAAAATACCTTCCCTTGTATTAATTGAAAGGTGCGTATATATAATGTAGGGAAATTATTTCATTGGATACTTTAAAAGTTGACTTTTTCAGAAAGAAAGTTTCATATTAAgttcaatcaaatcaaaatgATGTGCTAAAAAGACaatattttgtgatatatagctataaaacaaattaaaagtcaaatttttaactttacccatttttaagttttttttttttaactataaaACAGTTCAAGCACAACGTTTCGATTGATATACCGAATaagaacaattattgcaccaaaCAATCTCTCATCcgataattgcactccttgcaatcaatgagaatcaaaaTCATAGTCTtagctctgatatcaattgtcaGAACCTAAAATTTTTCGCTTTACTAAAAGTTACAGCTGATGGTAATggtacaactcaaatcttttaaatcgtataACACCTCAAACATCATATTTCGATTGCTCTATCGAACATAGATAATAATTACACCCAATATATTGTAAGCTAAATCTCGAAGGTTTGTGGCCAAGAACATGTCAAAATTGGACTAGGTCTACAATCCATTTGAGATAATAATTTACGAAATATTGGAGACTCCAAAAATGACTGATATTCTATACACATTAGTATGCTCGGAGTTCCATACTTTGGGGTTCTTGAAAAATGTGGAAACTTGAAATCCcacaaagaaaaaacaaaacaaataacTTTTCAATCCTGGcttgaaaacaaaacaaaaaaaaaactttttaaaaattgatgGGATGTTGAAAAACGCCAAAGACTTGGTATTCGTTTGGCGATACAATTTAAATGATGATaagtgaattttttaaaaaaacagtaAGCTAAAATCACTCGTTAGAAccatgacaaaaacttgtgtgagacgatatcacggGTCGTagtttgtgagacggatatcttatttggttcatctatgaaaaaatattgttttttatgctaaaagtattactttttattgtgaatatcgataaggttgactcgtctcacaaataaagattcgtgagaccgtctcacaagaaacctactctagAACCATAATCGAAACATGATGTGTTGGACTATTgtacattttataaaatttaaattatattattactaTCAGTTGTATGTTTCGATATAAAATCAACCaatcaaaatgatattatatatttatgttatctttatattattatttgtagTGTTAAATCAAGGTAAATTTAATAAACTAAttattggtattttttttaataactccAAATCCATATTCTACATTCTATTTTCATCTTATCTTTTCTCCTTCAATTtcgaattaaaattaaaaacaaactaccatatttttcattttttctacTGATCACATACATTTCGTGTGTTACGACGAGTTAATATTGATAACGCAAATACCTCCAAGAGAGAATGGTGCATGCTTCTGGTGGATTCTGATACACAAtataaggagaaaaaaaaaagtcagaaATATAAAGGTTTATTTAGGCCTcaaattattccaaaattaggtttttttttaaaaaaaaaaaattcttcaaaaaaaaaaaaaaagcagagAAGAATTAGGTTGTTGGTTGAGTCGTGTTACACAGACTAAATCATTCATGCATCTCTTTCATCTAATGATTtatcttttatattaaaaagtTCTGTTCATTTGATTTCTTTGATGGACTTTTTCAACTAAATTTAGAAAATGTCCAAACAATCCCTTAGGCTTGCGAAATGTCCAAACCATCCATCCCTTGGACTCGATCTATTCTATTCCTTACTGAATTATTACATTTGACTTGTTCTAATTCTCAAAGGTTGCTTGACTCAGGACCATAAGTCCTACCCCTTTTGAATTTTCGCGAGTCAAATGTTTGcgaattgaaaaatatatttaggtTTGCCCATGAAAAAGGGCAATAGTGGAAAATATGATTTCCAGCTGAATTGGTCTTAAAAACAttacttaataaaataaacGTGGAATAAAAAAGTAACTTGATatgtttttcttgaaaaaaaatttttttacttggtattaattatttgatatgatATTAAAGATTTATGATTTGATAAGTTACTTAGCATCTCGATTTATGTTTGTCATCCTTACTGAGAAGTAAAGATTATATTCTTCGTTTTGTCAAATGTCTCGAGAAGAACAAAATTGGGTCATAGTCTTATATATTTATCGTAGTTTAGAATTTGATACGTATTTGATTAATTTCGAAGATTATGATAATGAAttgaacatataatttattaaagacGTCACCACAATGATACAAGAAATTTTGAAATGTTAATCTTAATTTTTGGACATTTTGATTCATAGATTATTGTTGTTTAGTTCGAAAGTTGTGTTAGTGTCCTGGAATGTATCCAATATATACGACGAAAAATAGTGAACTAGACACGTTAATATCTCTTGTTATTTAAACAAATTAAGGATCCACATGGGCacccaatttattttattaaaaaaaatattatggttTCGAGGGAAAAAAAGACCTTTaagtatttttctttaaataaaattcattggttttagtaattttttgtgATACGGTTtcacaatttatatatatgatataaattgatctggtccatatttacaattaaaataataatttttcgtgGACCGTATCAGAATTGAAATCAGTATCATAAAATCGACTTttgaacatattattttttgcgTATAATGTGCCgacaagaaattaaaattttaaaacataaataaaaattgtaaaacaataataaaaaaagacaaATAATAGCTACCGTTGTTGTCATCGGATGTGCGCCCATGGTCCCAACTCGGCAACTCCTAACTAATCCACACTCTTTTTTTGGTTGcaacatatttaaatatgtaatattatattatatttttgtaatctcgaataatattatatttatattttaaaaaaactctaTTGTCATTAGTTTAAGGTTAATTTTTTCGcaacatttcaaatttaaaacaagatttcgAATATATAGTACACATGTTTTTCAAATTCGATCGATTTCGCGAAACAGTCTTATTTGGTCCAGTTTACCAAATtcgatttgattgattaaagaaaaatttcatGGTTATTTTAATATGCTCCACTTAATCCAATATCATAATAAGTCAATACTATATTTACTTTATGATACTAGTATctataaattttcaaagaatttcgagttattcataatttgataattgtctGTTTGTAATTCTAAATTTGACAAATGATACGAAAAATATGattatctattttatttaatatttttaatttttgagtattattttttaagttcatttaaatatattaaaaataacttctaaatattttcttgtttaataataataataataataataaatgtaagtaaatatatatatatatatacttataataaatttctttttatttttaataataataaagaaataagTCAAGCATACAAAAAGCACATATGGACGCGTTTGTCGAAGCACAAATGTCGATATGGATTCTCACTTTATTCTCTCTTTTAATCTGCACACGCAGTGATACAAATTTAGTAACcaaacaaataatataaattatattccCTCTATtctattttaacaaaaaaataaaattaattaaaaagaaagttAGGGGCCTCTTGATCGGTTTTTACATAGTCTTCTAATTATGTTacattttattcaaataaatcgttcacataaattattaaaaattaaatatgttaaatattatatataaacaaaatacaACGAATAAGAGACAAAACattcaattcatatatatataatttaaaatatcatctcattttttaaaagttatacttaattcattcatatatctaatattatACTAGTATCGTGGCATATtgtataatcaatttttttgtgTGTAAATATTggtgttaatttttttatttttttacacaaagttattttttcaagaaaaaaggGTGTATTTTGGATTGAACAATAcaaatatgtaaaaatatatcttgatatatttattttttattatcgcAAATCTAAATTGACAAGAATAATCCTATATAACATGGAAAATGATGTAACACTATTTTTTTCCAATCTGATTAATAGTTGAATTGAATTAAAACTCCACAAAACACCGAATGGACCAGCATAAACCTATGTGATATTTTTCAAGGAAGGaggctaatattttcgaaaaatatcgACTTCattgatatttttgttttttcaagtAGTCAAATTTTAGTGAGtgggtctcttgtgagacgatatcacgaatatttatctgtgagacgggtcaaccctaccgatattcacaataaaaagcaatactGTCACGCCCCAGGGACGGGGTTGGTCGACACCAGCGTTACTATTAAATTTagattcgaaaacaacaagcttcagaagtacaaaattcagaaatcagtcttttatttataataatgaatataacattgtctgatacaaactcaaatattaatattttacagCGAAAATGTAAAACCAAATACACCATGTATTAACAGATGCAGtggaaataaaacataaatcagaacTGATAAACAACggtcttcttcaccagccccatAATTGAATTtgctcttcttctttttctaacttttcttcctcgttcttatctgagatggatTTGGTGGGcgagtgatatggttgtcactaaGTAAACGAGGGtgggaataactcccagttttcaaaaccgtttttaaacaaaaacagaaatacaataatatacagaaactTTTACTTTCAGAGCAGTAATCGGTATTCAAGAATTAGTATCCAGGAATCACATGTTTCAGAATCAGAAATCAGGAATAATTAAGcaagtaagcactgagcacgtttgtgaatttcatggctaaactgatatcagtcccctatatgttctctcctctaaggggtgatgccagtaatcagtaatcagtaatgttcagaatatatatttctaccattagttcactaggtttcggtgcttcaaaaatcagagatcagaaatatatatgatttgcTTCAAAACAGGAATTAttaaactgatttcaagatatttatacataagcccacttacagtagtTTGCTAGAAAGtgtttcggttgaagtctggaATTAGCTTGCTCTAGCTACTGGATTCTACTGCTCGAAAATAGGCAACCTCTTAGCTcgaatttcaagtgataacAAAAGCTTTGAATAACAACAATTTCAGATATTTGACGGTGATATTTATAGGCAAAATTTTGACTGTTGGACTCCTTATTAATGGTCATAATCTGCCATGATGTGCCATTAACATCATTTAATCCATgttaaatgcttcagttacaagtcataagTTGAATCAGTAGCTATCTGCCGAAATCTCGCTACTGAATTCTTCTGCCGCTGGATTCTGTCTACTGGACTctatctgctggaaaaataccaACTTCTGAATTATTAGTTGCAGCTGGATTTGTTAGCTTCTGCTGAATTTTTGCATTGCTACTGCATATTGCTAGCTGCTGCAAAAATGCAAGCTACTGCTGAAATCCGGGTTCTCAcaaatactcttagcataagaagtaatactttttcatggatgacccaaataagagatctgtttcataaaatatgacccgtgagaccatttcatacaagtttttgtcaattttaaTGTTAATCCATCAcccttatttttatttatttatttatttattgtgattttattcctttgtttttcaattatagtcttttattttttttacctaaAGAATGTTAcaatttttccaaaatatttttaatcagtTTATAAAATATAAGGATAAATTCTTCATTATTTCAATTGGGAGATGTAACACTAGTCTAGGTTGGCTTAGTAATTATACTAATGGTACTTGTCTATTAATAAAAAAAGTCATCCacaataaccaaaaaaaaagaaaaagaaaaaaagccGTGATTTTAATGTGTAAAATTAGGGATTGAGTTAGGCAGCAGTAGAAGTAGGCCGGTAGCACTTCATTTTCACTTAACCGCAGACatgcttttaaaatttttattttccatcatatatataaaatctaaataaatccaactaaatatatatttatttattcatattaaaataaaattacataacAATCTGCCTCTCTGCTCCAATATCCACCTGATGATTTGTGGCCGCCATGACCATAATTTAATGACTCACAAAATGCATCATAGTATTTACATGACATATAATCTATATATCgttgtattaaaaattataattcataGTCAcgaaaatttaaatgtttaaaattaaaatttgatcgTTTTCTTGATAAAAAAACGAAAACAGTTATTGCTTCCACATAAATCGCAAAAAGAAGAGTGATTTTGGAACTTTAGAACTAGATTATTCTCAATTTGAATATGTATCatcatttcaatatataatccaAAAGATTATTCGTAGAAATCGTATCTGAATAACTCTGGTCAGTCTATGCTACACATGTAGTAAAACACCTTATGTTTTAATATAACATGCTAAATTGATTGtatgaaattcaaaataaaaatacgtGGAGCCATCAGACGACCAATTCGATATGTTGTATTAAAACACAAGAGAGTGTAAGTAGCATAAACTCAGTCCGATAAATCGGTTTCAGGTGTAAATCTCAATTACGCTAATTATtttcacacacatatataatttaaatatactGCACATCCACGTAATAATAAGGTGACGCTCatctattggatgtgatgaaacataaaaaaattgtatatccaTTAAGTGATTATCATATCATTGATGTTAACATAAATATACACGATAAATGTGAAacatatcaaaaaatttatatacatatatatatgtatgtctgAATTGATACAAGATGATTAGAATGACAATAAGCCACGTCATACAGCTGGTTCGATCCAACAACCGGCTGCCTCCCCCAACTGGCTGAGCTGTTTGTCACTGTTCCCTTTCCCATTGGCTTTTTTGTCCATCACTCTCCACTTATAATTGTACACATATAAAGATTTACCTGATACCATATGATATGTCAATCTTGTGTGAgatgaatattatatttaaattattaataaaaaatattattttttatcataaatattatcatcgtacaaaaaaacttattatatatatatatatatatacacaaaaaatatacaaaaaataaaattaaataaaaaacaccACCGCAAATTAAATACTTGTATAAATGTATATGTTGGGGAGAGAGGGAATTCAAGAAAATAGAAATGGGTCCTTTCTTCTTCAACTTGTCTTCTTCATAACCTCTTCTTTCCTCATATAAATTCAACCCAAAAATCCAATTTCCAGACTTCTTCTTCCTCTTTGTTTTTTACGCATGGAAGATAGGAGGTATACAGATAGCCAGCACACACAGACACCTACATAGGTGTGTAAatgtacacacacacacgtagGTAAGCTTTATTCTGGTATTTTTACCTACCTTTTTCTGTGAAAAAAATGCCAGCTTGGTGGGATAAATTATCCGGCAAGAGCAAGGATTCGGAAACCAGGCCTGAGATTTCTTCGTCAGAGGGCTCATCACTGAAAAGTTTGAAGAAGGGGAGAGAAAATGGGAATAACAGAGACGGTAAAGCCAGGAGCTTTGACGAGGCTCTTGTTTTGAAACAATCGAGAAATTCTCCGAGAAGTAGTCGGGAGTTTTCCCCTGTGGGAGGAGGGTGTTCCGGGTTTTCGGGTTTCGATTCAGCTTCATCTTTGGAGAAGGGGCATCCTTTGCCTAGGCCTTTGGAATCGCCGACGGAGCATCCGGGTCATGTCCATGGCGTCGGGTTGGGGCACGGGTCTGCTTCTGCTTCCAGTGTTAGTTCATCTGCGTCGTCTGATGATCCAGCTCATGTTGCTGATATGGCTGGCTTAAGGTTTGTTGAATTTTCAGCTGGAGACTTTAgattttattcttgttttttcatgaatgaaatCTTAATCTTGGATATGTTTAGTGGTTGGGTCTAATTTGATTCTTGGAGTTTTTGCATCAAGATTGAAAGTTTTGGTTCTTTTTGCTTATGGATCAATTTTTCTTGATTCGTTTCATAGCTCATACGATATCTTTTTGATTTAGGAATCTGGTAAAAAAGTCAATTCAATCAGGCTTGGGGTTGTTTTTTTATTGTGTTCTCTCTGGTTTTGTGTCTATCCTTGCTATACTAAGCCGTTGACTTATTAGGAAGAGTAAAACCAGAAACTCCAAGAATTAGATATCATAACGGTATTAACTCTATTAGTGTGCGTGATAAAATTCAGAAGGCCAATGAATTGCTATTATTTGTTTGAGTTTTGGTTATGCTTCAAAGAATTCCTGGTTATGTGGCAGAGGAAATGGGGAGAACAAAGTGTTAAGTCCGCTGTCACGGAGCCCAGGTAGAGGATCGTGGTGTATTATGGCTGTCACTTCACCTTTTCATGCTCGAATTAACGGTATTAACTTGGACTCGTCAAATGGTAGACTAGAAGATGTAAAAGGCGAGTGCCACAGGTTGCCCCTTCCACCTGGTACTCCTAACTGTCCTTCTGCATTACCTACTCCTCCAAGAAGTCCGGGGATACCAGAAAGCTCGGGTAGTAGTTCGTCAAAATGGAGGAAAGGGAGGCTTCTTGGAAGAGGCACTTTTGGTCATGTTTACCTCGGATTTAATAGGTAACGAAGATTCTAATGTCGTTACCATATGCACgtctttgaaaaaaaaatggttatATATTACTATATTTTATAGCTTATACCTTTTCGCATATTTATATTATCTTGTATTGTCTACGTTTGCAGTGAGAATGGGCAAATGTGCGCGATAAAAGAAGTTAGGGTGGTTTCAGATGATCAATCTTCAAAAGAAAGCCTCAAGCAACTGAACCAGGTACTTcggatattttttatttttcacgcATATATTTTGGCTTTTAACAGAGTGTTTTCTTTATGACATATTTGGTTATTGCAACAGGAGATAACTTTGCTTAGTCAGCTTTCACATCCAAATGTCGTTCAGTACTATGGAAGTGATCTGGTGCGagtcaaatattatttttgtttttaatctaATACTGGCACTCAGACTCATGAACCTTGTAACGATGCCCCTTTTTTCTTCCAGAACGAAGAAAGGTTATCCGTTTATTTGGAGTATGTTTCGGGAGGTTCGATCCATAAACTATTGCAAGAATATGGACCTTTTGGGGAGCCTGTTATTCAAAATTACACCAGGCAGATTCTCTCAGGCCTCTCTTACTTACATGGAAAAAACACGGTTCACAGGTGACTCCCCACGCCTTCCCCTGATGCTAAGTATATTAATTTGCATGAAATATTGTGTGTgggtttttcttttttactttttttctcCAATTTGGTCTCTTCTCTGCAGGGATATAAAGGGAGCAAACA
This window of the Primulina huaijiensis isolate GDHJ02 chromosome 3, ASM1229523v2, whole genome shotgun sequence genome carries:
- the LOC140974237 gene encoding nascent polypeptide-associated complex subunit beta-like isoform X1 — protein: MIGMRDEIEESCEFTALTPMHVLNSRIGLLFFFPFQFRVLQFFIHYLLSPLSSSVLHSRKLQFSQLAKMNVEKLMKMAGSVRTGGKGTVRRKKKAIHKTTTTDDKRLQSTLKRIGVNAIPGIEEVNIFKEGVVIQFLNPKVQASVAANTWVVSGTPQTKNLEDILPQIIHQLGPDNLENLKKLAEQFQKQAPTSATGAPEDDGDEVPDLVEGETFEAAAEEGHNHDS
- the LOC140974238 gene encoding mitogen-activated protein kinase kinase kinase 3-like, with protein sequence MPAWWDKLSGKSKDSETRPEISSSEGSSLKSLKKGRENGNNRDGKARSFDEALVLKQSRNSPRSSREFSPVGGGCSGFSGFDSASSLEKGHPLPRPLESPTEHPGHVHGVGLGHGSASASSVSSSASSDDPAHVADMAGLRGNGENKVLSPLSRSPGRGSWCIMAVTSPFHARINGINLDSSNGRLEDVKGECHRLPLPPGTPNCPSALPTPPRSPGIPESSGSSSSKWRKGRLLGRGTFGHVYLGFNSENGQMCAIKEVRVVSDDQSSKESLKQLNQEITLLSQLSHPNVVQYYGSDLNEERLSVYLEYVSGGSIHKLLQEYGPFGEPVIQNYTRQILSGLSYLHGKNTVHRDIKGANILVDPNGEIKLADFGMAKHITACSSMLSFKGSPYWMAPEVVMNTNGYSLPVDIWSLGCTVLEMATSKPPWSQYEGVAAIFKIGNSRDAPEVPDHLSADLKSLIRMCLQREPSARPTASQLLCHPFVKNQTTQRATNANITREAFPRAFDGSRTPTALELQSNRKNNSFDRDDTLRFAVPITLMTPRENARTITSLPVSPTSSPLRRDAPAYRNYFLSPPPHPSYMVGRNNHNYSEHSVFPYRQPNSRSTLDPFLEMPQFRAITSRSPTRTMP
- the LOC140974237 gene encoding nascent polypeptide-associated complex subunit beta-like isoform X2 is translated as MIVVSMNVEKLMKMAGSVRTGGKGTVRRKKKAIHKTTTTDDKRLQSTLKRIGVNAIPGIEEVNIFKEGVVIQFLNPKVQASVAANTWVVSGTPQTKNLEDILPQIIHQLGPDNLENLKKLAEQFQKQAPTSATGAPEDDGDEVPDLVEGETFEAAAEEGHNHDS